From the genome of Symphalangus syndactylus isolate Jambi chromosome 5, NHGRI_mSymSyn1-v2.1_pri, whole genome shotgun sequence, one region includes:
- the LOC129482564 gene encoding golgin subfamily A member 8M-like isoform X2 encodes MAEETRQSKLAAAKKKFKAYSRKNSPRVPTGAKRNRKTNGSIPEAATSRGCQSPGDSATGFHGEGPTSSATLKDLESPCQEPAVVRDSRSIKINLLKNTIKSLKQQKKDLEHQLEKEKKENNRRHQAKRGLEVQIKILNTEKKKLHTDISHTKRSLRYFEEQSKDLAGQLQCSLQRKEELERVLPAVAATQNKKLDGFLSHSRARMERMLQQSLQDQALLKAQLTQLKETFKQGLSERDEYAQCLKGEKARWQQRMTQMSQEVDKLKKENNHYMQWVEELERLSELQKQTAEPLPPELPAVPSEVELQHLRKELERVAGELQAQVEKNQRISFLNRVQEERLQKQEERLQEQQERLQQLAKPQSVFEELNNENKSTLCLEQQVKELQEKLDEELLEAASKQNQQLTTQLGLMVLPGEGDGGEPRPMPSVPEDLESGEATISFMDHLEEKADLSELVKKQEIRFTQYWRERCHQKTHHLLTEPGCHAKDAALGGGDHEAGPGQEGDEGEAAGAAADGIGACGNYNNGHRKFLAAAQNPADEPGPGAPAPQELGAADKHGDLCEVSLTTSAQGEAREGPTCDNPTAQPIVRDHQEHPGLGSIGCLPFFCWAWLPRRRR; translated from the exons ATGGCAGAAGAAACTCGACAGAGCAAATTGGCTGCAGCCAAGAAAAAG TTTAAAGCATATTCGCGGAAAAACAGCCCTAGAGTTCCAACAGGAGCAAAGAGGAACAGGAAAACAAATGGCAGTATCCCTGAGGCAGCCACTTCTCGTGGTTGCCAGTCACCTGGGGAT TCAGCAACAGGTTTCCACGGGGAGGGCCCTACATCATCGGCTACCCTGAAGGATCTGGAG AGCCCGTGCCAAGAACCGGCAGTAGTCCGGGATTCAAGGTCCATAAAAATCAATCTACTGAAGAACACCATCAAATCTTTG AAACAACAGAAGAAAGACCTGGAACATCAGCTGGAAAAA gaaaagaaagaaaacaacaggaGACACCAAGCCAAAAGGGGGCTAGAA GTTCAAATCAAGATATTGAACACCGAGAAAAAGAAACTGCATACGGACATATCCCACACAAAACGTTCTCTCAGATACTTTGAAG AACAGTCCAAGGATCTGGCAGGCCAGCTGCAATGTTCATTGCAGCGTAAAGAAGAATTAGAGCGGGTTCTCCCTGCTGTCGCCGCCACACAGAATAAGAAGCTGGATGGG TTCTTGAGCCACAGTAGAGCACGTATGGAGAGGATGTTACAGCAGTCCCTACAGGACCAGGCACTGCTCAAGGCACAGCTGACACAG TTGAAGGAGACATTTAAACAAGGCCTATCAGAGCGAGACGAATATGCTCAGTGTCTAAAAGGAGAGAAGGCCCGGTGGCAGCAGAGGATGACACAAATGTCGCAGGAA GTAGACAAattgaagaaggaaaataatcatTATATGCAGTGGGTAGAGGAGCTGGAGAGGCTATCCGAACTGCAAAAACAGACGG CTGAACCCCTGCCCCCGGAGCTCCCAGCAGTGCCCTCTGAGGTGGAGCTGCAGCACCTGAGGAAGGAACTCGAGAGAGTGGCAGGAGAGCTCCAGGCCCAGGTCGAAAAGAATCAGCGCATAAGTTTCCTCAACCGGGTCCAAGAAGAGAGGCTTCAGAAGCAGGAGGAGAGGCTTCAGGAACAGCAGGAGAGGCTTCAGCAGCTGGCCAAGCCACAGAGCGTCTTCGAGGAG ctgaacaatgagaacaagagCACCCTGTGTTTGGAGCAGCAAGTAAAGGAGCTACAGGAGAAGCTGGACG AGGAGCTCCTGGAAGCTGCCAGCAAGCAGAACCAGCAGCTAACAACCCAGTTGGGCCTCATGGTTCTACCTGGAGAAG GAGATGGAGGAGAACCTCGGCCCATGCCGAGCGTCCCAGAGGACCTGGAGAGCGGGGAGGCCACG ATCAGCTTTATGGACCACTTGGAGGAGAAGGCAGACCTGAGTGAGCTGGTGAAGAAACAAGAAATACGATTCACCCAGTACTGGCGAGAGAGATGCCATCA GAAAACCCATCACCTTTTAACAGAGCCAGGGTGCCATGCCAAAGATGCAGCACTGGGAGGAGGAGATCATGAGGCTGGCCCAGGACAGGAAGGAGATGAAG GTGAAGctgctggagctgcagcagaTGGTATCGGGGCCTGTGGCAACTACAACAATGGGCACAGAAAATTCCTGGCCGCTGCCCAGAACCCTGCTGATGAGCCCGGTCCAGGAGCCCCAGCCCCCCAGGAGCTTGGGGCTGCAGACAAGCATGGTG ATCTTTGTGAGGTGAGCCTCACCACCTCTGCGcaaggagaggccagggagggtcCTACCTGTGACAACCCTACTGCACAGCCGATCGTGCGGGACCACCAGGAGCACCCAGGCTTGGGCAGCATTGGCTGTCTTCCATTCTTTTGCTGGGCGTGGCTGCCGAGAAGAAGGAGataa
- the LOC129482564 gene encoding golgin subfamily A member 8C-like isoform X5: MAEETRQSKLAAAKKKFKAYSRKNSPRVPTGAKRNRKTNGSIPEAATSRGCHPNDCSLYVSPNSCSTSSSLHAPQSPCQEPAVVRDSRSIKINLLKNTIKSLKQQKKDLEHQLEKEKKENNRRHQAKRGLEVQIKILNTEKKKLHTDISHTKRSLRYFEEQSKDLAGQLQCSLQRKEELERVLPAVAATQNKKLDGFLSHSRARMERMLQQSLQDQALLKAQLTQLKETFKQGLSERDEYAQCLKGEKARWQQRMTQMSQEVDKLKKENNHYMQWVEELERLSELQKQTAEPLPPELPAVPSEVELQHLRKELERVAGELQAQVEKNQRISFLNRVQEERLQKQEERLQEQQERLQQLAKPQSVFEELNKSTLCLEQQVKELQEKLDEMKETETSAQKEPEAAVLAPGTGGESISFMDHLEEKADLSELVKKQEIRFTQYWRERCHQKTHHLLTEPGCHAKDAALGGGDHEAGPGQEGDEGEAAGAAADGIGACGNYNNGHRKFLAAAQNPADEPGPGAPAPQELGAADKHGDLCEVSLTTSAQGEAREGPTCDNPTAQPIVRDHQEHPGLGSIGCLPFFCWAWLPRRRR; encoded by the exons ATGGCAGAAGAAACTCGACAGAGCAAATTGGCTGCAGCCAAGAAAAAG TTTAAAGCATATTCGCGGAAAAACAGCCCTAGAGTTCCAACAGGAGCAAAGAGGAACAGGAAAACAAATGGCAGTATCCCTGAGGCAGCCACTTCTCGTGGTTGCCA CCCTAATGATTGTTCTCTCTACGTCTCCCCAAACTCctgctccacctcctcctctctgcatGCACCTCAGAGCCCGTGCCAAGAACCGGCAGTAGTCCGGGATTCAAGGTCCATAAAAATCAATCTACTGAAGAACACCATCAAATCTTTG AAACAACAGAAGAAAGACCTGGAACATCAGCTGGAAAAA gaaaagaaagaaaacaacaggaGACACCAAGCCAAAAGGGGGCTAGAA GTTCAAATCAAGATATTGAACACCGAGAAAAAGAAACTGCATACGGACATATCCCACACAAAACGTTCTCTCAGATACTTTGAAG AACAGTCCAAGGATCTGGCAGGCCAGCTGCAATGTTCATTGCAGCGTAAAGAAGAATTAGAGCGGGTTCTCCCTGCTGTCGCCGCCACACAGAATAAGAAGCTGGATGGG TTCTTGAGCCACAGTAGAGCACGTATGGAGAGGATGTTACAGCAGTCCCTACAGGACCAGGCACTGCTCAAGGCACAGCTGACACAG TTGAAGGAGACATTTAAACAAGGCCTATCAGAGCGAGACGAATATGCTCAGTGTCTAAAAGGAGAGAAGGCCCGGTGGCAGCAGAGGATGACACAAATGTCGCAGGAA GTAGACAAattgaagaaggaaaataatcatTATATGCAGTGGGTAGAGGAGCTGGAGAGGCTATCCGAACTGCAAAAACAGACGG CTGAACCCCTGCCCCCGGAGCTCCCAGCAGTGCCCTCTGAGGTGGAGCTGCAGCACCTGAGGAAGGAACTCGAGAGAGTGGCAGGAGAGCTCCAGGCCCAGGTCGAAAAGAATCAGCGCATAAGTTTCCTCAACCGGGTCCAAGAAGAGAGGCTTCAGAAGCAGGAGGAGAGGCTTCAGGAACAGCAGGAGAGGCTTCAGCAGCTGGCCAAGCCACAGAGCGTCTTCGAGGAGCTG aacaagagCACCCTGTGTTTGGAGCAGCAAGTAAAGGAGCTACAGGAGAAGCTGGACGAGATGAAGGAGACGGAAA CCTCAGCCCAGAAGGAGCCAGAGGCAGCGGTCCTAGCCCCAGGGACTGGGGGCGAGTCT ATCAGCTTTATGGACCACTTGGAGGAGAAGGCAGACCTGAGTGAGCTGGTGAAGAAACAAGAAATACGATTCACCCAGTACTGGCGAGAGAGATGCCATCA GAAAACCCATCACCTTTTAACAGAGCCAGGGTGCCATGCCAAAGATGCAGCACTGGGAGGAGGAGATCATGAGGCTGGCCCAGGACAGGAAGGAGATGAAG GTGAAGctgctggagctgcagcagaTGGTATCGGGGCCTGTGGCAACTACAACAATGGGCACAGAAAATTCCTGGCCGCTGCCCAGAACCCTGCTGATGAGCCCGGTCCAGGAGCCCCAGCCCCCCAGGAGCTTGGGGCTGCAGACAAGCATGGTG ATCTTTGTGAGGTGAGCCTCACCACCTCTGCGcaaggagaggccagggagggtcCTACCTGTGACAACCCTACTGCACAGCCGATCGTGCGGGACCACCAGGAGCACCCAGGCTTGGGCAGCATTGGCTGTCTTCCATTCTTTTGCTGGGCGTGGCTGCCGAGAAGAAGGAGataa
- the LOC129482564 gene encoding golgin subfamily A member 8M-like isoform X1, with the protein MLGRLVLEILTSGDPPTLASQNAGITGMSHHAQPIYADSLRFKAYSRKNSPRVPTGAKRNRKTNGSIPEAATSRGCQSPGDSATGFHGEGPTSSATLKDLESPCQEPAVVRDSRSIKINLLKNTIKSLKQQKKDLEHQLEKEKKENNRRHQAKRGLEVQIKILNTEKKKLHTDISHTKRSLRYFEEQSKDLAGQLQCSLQRKEELERVLPAVAATQNKKLDGFLSHSRARMERMLQQSLQDQALLKAQLTQLKETFKQGLSERDEYAQCLKGEKARWQQRMTQMSQEVDKLKKENNHYMQWVEELERLSELQKQTAEPLPPELPAVPSEVELQHLRKELERVAGELQAQVEKNQRISFLNRVQEERLQKQEERLQEQQERLQQLAKPQSVFEELELLEAASKQNQQLTTQLGLMVLPGEGDGGEPRPMPSVPEDLESGEATISFMDHLEEKADLSELVKKQEIRFTQYWRERCHQKTHHLLTEPGCHAKDAALGGGDHEAGPGQEGDEGEAAGAAADGIGACGNYNNGHRKFLAAAQNPADEPGPGAPAPQELGAADKHGDLCEVSLTTSAQGEAREGPTCDNPTAQPIVRDHQEHPGLGSIGCLPFFCWAWLPRRRR; encoded by the exons TTTAAAGCATATTCGCGGAAAAACAGCCCTAGAGTTCCAACAGGAGCAAAGAGGAACAGGAAAACAAATGGCAGTATCCCTGAGGCAGCCACTTCTCGTGGTTGCCAGTCACCTGGGGAT TCAGCAACAGGTTTCCACGGGGAGGGCCCTACATCATCGGCTACCCTGAAGGATCTGGAG AGCCCGTGCCAAGAACCGGCAGTAGTCCGGGATTCAAGGTCCATAAAAATCAATCTACTGAAGAACACCATCAAATCTTTG AAACAACAGAAGAAAGACCTGGAACATCAGCTGGAAAAA gaaaagaaagaaaacaacaggaGACACCAAGCCAAAAGGGGGCTAGAA GTTCAAATCAAGATATTGAACACCGAGAAAAAGAAACTGCATACGGACATATCCCACACAAAACGTTCTCTCAGATACTTTGAAG AACAGTCCAAGGATCTGGCAGGCCAGCTGCAATGTTCATTGCAGCGTAAAGAAGAATTAGAGCGGGTTCTCCCTGCTGTCGCCGCCACACAGAATAAGAAGCTGGATGGG TTCTTGAGCCACAGTAGAGCACGTATGGAGAGGATGTTACAGCAGTCCCTACAGGACCAGGCACTGCTCAAGGCACAGCTGACACAG TTGAAGGAGACATTTAAACAAGGCCTATCAGAGCGAGACGAATATGCTCAGTGTCTAAAAGGAGAGAAGGCCCGGTGGCAGCAGAGGATGACACAAATGTCGCAGGAA GTAGACAAattgaagaaggaaaataatcatTATATGCAGTGGGTAGAGGAGCTGGAGAGGCTATCCGAACTGCAAAAACAGACGG CTGAACCCCTGCCCCCGGAGCTCCCAGCAGTGCCCTCTGAGGTGGAGCTGCAGCACCTGAGGAAGGAACTCGAGAGAGTGGCAGGAGAGCTCCAGGCCCAGGTCGAAAAGAATCAGCGCATAAGTTTCCTCAACCGGGTCCAAGAAGAGAGGCTTCAGAAGCAGGAGGAGAGGCTTCAGGAACAGCAGGAGAGGCTTCAGCAGCTGGCCAAGCCACAGAGCGTCTTCGAGGAGCTG GAGCTCCTGGAAGCTGCCAGCAAGCAGAACCAGCAGCTAACAACCCAGTTGGGCCTCATGGTTCTACCTGGAGAAG GAGATGGAGGAGAACCTCGGCCCATGCCGAGCGTCCCAGAGGACCTGGAGAGCGGGGAGGCCACG ATCAGCTTTATGGACCACTTGGAGGAGAAGGCAGACCTGAGTGAGCTGGTGAAGAAACAAGAAATACGATTCACCCAGTACTGGCGAGAGAGATGCCATCA GAAAACCCATCACCTTTTAACAGAGCCAGGGTGCCATGCCAAAGATGCAGCACTGGGAGGAGGAGATCATGAGGCTGGCCCAGGACAGGAAGGAGATGAAG GTGAAGctgctggagctgcagcagaTGGTATCGGGGCCTGTGGCAACTACAACAATGGGCACAGAAAATTCCTGGCCGCTGCCCAGAACCCTGCTGATGAGCCCGGTCCAGGAGCCCCAGCCCCCCAGGAGCTTGGGGCTGCAGACAAGCATGGTG ATCTTTGTGAGGTGAGCCTCACCACCTCTGCGcaaggagaggccagggagggtcCTACCTGTGACAACCCTACTGCACAGCCGATCGTGCGGGACCACCAGGAGCACCCAGGCTTGGGCAGCATTGGCTGTCTTCCATTCTTTTGCTGGGCGTGGCTGCCGAGAAGAAGGAGataa
- the LOC129482564 gene encoding golgin subfamily A member 8C-like isoform X4 codes for MAEETRQSKLAAAKKKFKAYSRKNSPRVPTGAKRNRKTNGSIPEAATSRGCHPNDCSLYVSPNSCSTSSSLHAPQSPCQEPAVVRDSRSIKINLLKNTIKSLKQQKKDLEHQLEKEKKENNRRHQAKRGLEVQIKILNTEKKKLHTDISHTKRSLRYFEEQSKDLAGQLQCSLQRKEELERVLPAVAATQNKKLDGFLSHSRARMERMLQQSLQDQALLKAQLTQLKETFKQGLSERDEYAQCLKGEKARWQQRMTQMSQEVDKLKKENNHYMQWVEELERLSELQKQTAEPLPPELPAVPSEVELQHLRKELERVAGELQAQVEKNQRISFLNRVQEERLQKQEERLQEQQERLQQLAKPQSVFEELVHENKSTLCLEQQVKELQEKLDEMKETETSAQKEPEAAVLAPGTGGESISFMDHLEEKADLSELVKKQEIRFTQYWRERCHQKTHHLLTEPGCHAKDAALGGGDHEAGPGQEGDEGEAAGAAADGIGACGNYNNGHRKFLAAAQNPADEPGPGAPAPQELGAADKHGDLCEVSLTTSAQGEAREGPTCDNPTAQPIVRDHQEHPGLGSIGCLPFFCWAWLPRRRR; via the exons ATGGCAGAAGAAACTCGACAGAGCAAATTGGCTGCAGCCAAGAAAAAG TTTAAAGCATATTCGCGGAAAAACAGCCCTAGAGTTCCAACAGGAGCAAAGAGGAACAGGAAAACAAATGGCAGTATCCCTGAGGCAGCCACTTCTCGTGGTTGCCA CCCTAATGATTGTTCTCTCTACGTCTCCCCAAACTCctgctccacctcctcctctctgcatGCACCTCAGAGCCCGTGCCAAGAACCGGCAGTAGTCCGGGATTCAAGGTCCATAAAAATCAATCTACTGAAGAACACCATCAAATCTTTG AAACAACAGAAGAAAGACCTGGAACATCAGCTGGAAAAA gaaaagaaagaaaacaacaggaGACACCAAGCCAAAAGGGGGCTAGAA GTTCAAATCAAGATATTGAACACCGAGAAAAAGAAACTGCATACGGACATATCCCACACAAAACGTTCTCTCAGATACTTTGAAG AACAGTCCAAGGATCTGGCAGGCCAGCTGCAATGTTCATTGCAGCGTAAAGAAGAATTAGAGCGGGTTCTCCCTGCTGTCGCCGCCACACAGAATAAGAAGCTGGATGGG TTCTTGAGCCACAGTAGAGCACGTATGGAGAGGATGTTACAGCAGTCCCTACAGGACCAGGCACTGCTCAAGGCACAGCTGACACAG TTGAAGGAGACATTTAAACAAGGCCTATCAGAGCGAGACGAATATGCTCAGTGTCTAAAAGGAGAGAAGGCCCGGTGGCAGCAGAGGATGACACAAATGTCGCAGGAA GTAGACAAattgaagaaggaaaataatcatTATATGCAGTGGGTAGAGGAGCTGGAGAGGCTATCCGAACTGCAAAAACAGACGG CTGAACCCCTGCCCCCGGAGCTCCCAGCAGTGCCCTCTGAGGTGGAGCTGCAGCACCTGAGGAAGGAACTCGAGAGAGTGGCAGGAGAGCTCCAGGCCCAGGTCGAAAAGAATCAGCGCATAAGTTTCCTCAACCGGGTCCAAGAAGAGAGGCTTCAGAAGCAGGAGGAGAGGCTTCAGGAACAGCAGGAGAGGCTTCAGCAGCTGGCCAAGCCACAGAGCGTCTTCGAGGAGCTGGTGC atgagaacaagagCACCCTGTGTTTGGAGCAGCAAGTAAAGGAGCTACAGGAGAAGCTGGACGAGATGAAGGAGACGGAAA CCTCAGCCCAGAAGGAGCCAGAGGCAGCGGTCCTAGCCCCAGGGACTGGGGGCGAGTCT ATCAGCTTTATGGACCACTTGGAGGAGAAGGCAGACCTGAGTGAGCTGGTGAAGAAACAAGAAATACGATTCACCCAGTACTGGCGAGAGAGATGCCATCA GAAAACCCATCACCTTTTAACAGAGCCAGGGTGCCATGCCAAAGATGCAGCACTGGGAGGAGGAGATCATGAGGCTGGCCCAGGACAGGAAGGAGATGAAG GTGAAGctgctggagctgcagcagaTGGTATCGGGGCCTGTGGCAACTACAACAATGGGCACAGAAAATTCCTGGCCGCTGCCCAGAACCCTGCTGATGAGCCCGGTCCAGGAGCCCCAGCCCCCCAGGAGCTTGGGGCTGCAGACAAGCATGGTG ATCTTTGTGAGGTGAGCCTCACCACCTCTGCGcaaggagaggccagggagggtcCTACCTGTGACAACCCTACTGCACAGCCGATCGTGCGGGACCACCAGGAGCACCCAGGCTTGGGCAGCATTGGCTGTCTTCCATTCTTTTGCTGGGCGTGGCTGCCGAGAAGAAGGAGataa
- the LOC129482564 gene encoding golgin subfamily A member 8M-like isoform X3, protein MAEETRQSKLAAAKKKFKAYSRKNSPRVPTGAKRNRKTNGSIPEAATSRGCQSPGDSATGFHGEGPTSSATLKDLESPCQEPAVVRDSRSIKINLLKNTIKSLKQQKKDLEHQLEKEKKENNRRHQAKRGLEVQIKILNTEKKKLHTDISHTKRSLRYFEEQSKDLAGQLQCSLQRKEELERVLPAVAATQNKKLDGFLSHSRARMERMLQQSLQDQALLKAQLTQLKETFKQGLSERDEYAQCLKGEKARWQQRMTQMSQEVDKLKKENNHYMQWVEELERLSELQKQTAEPLPPELPAVPSEVELQHLRKELERVAGELQAQVEKNQRISFLNRVQEERLQKQEERLQEQQERLQQLAKPQSVFEELNNENKSTLCLEQQVKELQEKLGKELLEAASKQNQQLTTQLGLMVLPGEGDGGEPRPMPSVPEDLESGEATISFMDHLEEKADLSELVKKQEIRFTQYWRERCHQKTHHLLTEPGCHAKDAALGGGDHEAGPGQEGDEGEAAGAAADGIGACGNYNNGHRKFLAAAQNPADEPGPGAPAPQELGAADKHGDLCEVSLTTSAQGEAREGPTCDNPTAQPIVRDHQEHPGLGSIGCLPFFCWAWLPRRRR, encoded by the exons ATGGCAGAAGAAACTCGACAGAGCAAATTGGCTGCAGCCAAGAAAAAG TTTAAAGCATATTCGCGGAAAAACAGCCCTAGAGTTCCAACAGGAGCAAAGAGGAACAGGAAAACAAATGGCAGTATCCCTGAGGCAGCCACTTCTCGTGGTTGCCAGTCACCTGGGGAT TCAGCAACAGGTTTCCACGGGGAGGGCCCTACATCATCGGCTACCCTGAAGGATCTGGAG AGCCCGTGCCAAGAACCGGCAGTAGTCCGGGATTCAAGGTCCATAAAAATCAATCTACTGAAGAACACCATCAAATCTTTG AAACAACAGAAGAAAGACCTGGAACATCAGCTGGAAAAA gaaaagaaagaaaacaacaggaGACACCAAGCCAAAAGGGGGCTAGAA GTTCAAATCAAGATATTGAACACCGAGAAAAAGAAACTGCATACGGACATATCCCACACAAAACGTTCTCTCAGATACTTTGAAG AACAGTCCAAGGATCTGGCAGGCCAGCTGCAATGTTCATTGCAGCGTAAAGAAGAATTAGAGCGGGTTCTCCCTGCTGTCGCCGCCACACAGAATAAGAAGCTGGATGGG TTCTTGAGCCACAGTAGAGCACGTATGGAGAGGATGTTACAGCAGTCCCTACAGGACCAGGCACTGCTCAAGGCACAGCTGACACAG TTGAAGGAGACATTTAAACAAGGCCTATCAGAGCGAGACGAATATGCTCAGTGTCTAAAAGGAGAGAAGGCCCGGTGGCAGCAGAGGATGACACAAATGTCGCAGGAA GTAGACAAattgaagaaggaaaataatcatTATATGCAGTGGGTAGAGGAGCTGGAGAGGCTATCCGAACTGCAAAAACAGACGG CTGAACCCCTGCCCCCGGAGCTCCCAGCAGTGCCCTCTGAGGTGGAGCTGCAGCACCTGAGGAAGGAACTCGAGAGAGTGGCAGGAGAGCTCCAGGCCCAGGTCGAAAAGAATCAGCGCATAAGTTTCCTCAACCGGGTCCAAGAAGAGAGGCTTCAGAAGCAGGAGGAGAGGCTTCAGGAACAGCAGGAGAGGCTTCAGCAGCTGGCCAAGCCACAGAGCGTCTTCGAGGAG ctgaacaatgagaacaagagCACCCTGTGTTTGGAGCAGCAAGTAAAGGAGCTACAGGAGAA GCTGGGAAAGGAG CTCCTGGAAGCTGCCAGCAAGCAGAACCAGCAGCTAACAACCCAGTTGGGCCTCATGGTTCTACCTGGAGAAG GAGATGGAGGAGAACCTCGGCCCATGCCGAGCGTCCCAGAGGACCTGGAGAGCGGGGAGGCCACG ATCAGCTTTATGGACCACTTGGAGGAGAAGGCAGACCTGAGTGAGCTGGTGAAGAAACAAGAAATACGATTCACCCAGTACTGGCGAGAGAGATGCCATCA GAAAACCCATCACCTTTTAACAGAGCCAGGGTGCCATGCCAAAGATGCAGCACTGGGAGGAGGAGATCATGAGGCTGGCCCAGGACAGGAAGGAGATGAAG GTGAAGctgctggagctgcagcagaTGGTATCGGGGCCTGTGGCAACTACAACAATGGGCACAGAAAATTCCTGGCCGCTGCCCAGAACCCTGCTGATGAGCCCGGTCCAGGAGCCCCAGCCCCCCAGGAGCTTGGGGCTGCAGACAAGCATGGTG ATCTTTGTGAGGTGAGCCTCACCACCTCTGCGcaaggagaggccagggagggtcCTACCTGTGACAACCCTACTGCACAGCCGATCGTGCGGGACCACCAGGAGCACCCAGGCTTGGGCAGCATTGGCTGTCTTCCATTCTTTTGCTGGGCGTGGCTGCCGAGAAGAAGGAGataa